One Heptranchias perlo isolate sHepPer1 chromosome 2, sHepPer1.hap1, whole genome shotgun sequence DNA segment encodes these proteins:
- the LOC137300191 gene encoding uncharacterized protein — MALYFIYTEKRCQNARERARTGGGPPHQVVLTDAEQQALEISWILECLSVVDAETGSAQAAGPSASVATAVGDSSEDLPASEGPSSQLSQPSTSADTHTSVGPRPHLVGLAHGESPRTCEHEQTLVAGAAVESPRRWEHSSPGSAQLDPDAEPWGPAMKRRVIEGQQHIAEVLEQLPRALPTIAQRMEESNSYMSGILSQGREGIAEIVSRIGAEMSAMEERLASIELQAWLNNESIQALTMAVRIQGEQHSAALNRLTDTVQLAFQGLTQVLQTVVQQGGRSDVGLGQERDDGERGHGSGDATQSAPMSHPLPPSQPVPAMLPLSRWPSLPLHRCRWSSLWRGPHRHRNPEGVGPKHLIGQGMDKSNLPLPLLKPQV; from the exons ATGGCACTGTATTTTATCTATACG gagaagagatgccagaatgcccgggagagggcaaggaccggagggggcccgccacaccaggtggtcttaacagacgcggagcagcaggcactcgaaataagctggatcctggagtgcctgtccgtggtggacgccgagactgggagtgcacaagcggctg ggccatctgcgagcgtcGCGACGGCggtgggcgattcctcagaggacctgccggcctctgagggtccatcgtcacaactgagccagccatccaccagcgcagatacacacacctcggtgggtccccgtcctcacttagttgggcttgcacatggtgagtcaccacgcacatgtgagcacgagcagaccctggtggcaggggcagctgtggagagtccgcgtcggtgggagcactcttctccaggctctgctcagttggacccagatgctgaaccctgggggccagccatgaaaaggagagtcatcgagggccagcagcacattgccgaggtactggaacagttgccacgcgcactccccacaatcgcgcagaggatggaggagtccaactcctacatgagtggaatactgtcacagggacgtgaaggcatcgctgagatagtgtcacggataggtgcggaaatgtctgcgatggaggaaaggctagcctccatcgagcttcaagcatggctcaacaatgagtccattcaggccctgacaatggccgttcggattcagggtgagcaacattctgcagccttaaacaggctgacagataccgtacaactggccttccaaggcctcacacaagtcctccaaactgtcgtccagcagggtggaaggagtgatgtgggcctgggccaggagagggatgatggtgaaaggggacatggaagtggggacgccactcaaagcgctcccatgtctcacccgttgcccccctctcaaccagtacccgcaatgctgcccctctccaggtggccgagtctgcccctgcacagatgcaggtggagcagtctttggaggggccctcacaggcaccgaaacccagagggcgtcggcccaaagcatctcatcggtcagggcatggacaagagcaacctgccactacctctgctgaagccacaggtgtag